In a genomic window of Flavobacterium sp. KACC 22761:
- a CDS encoding RidA family protein — MKRENILTGSPWEDKMGYCRAVRIGNIIEVSGTVAIVDGDKVKADDAYAQTYNIIERVEKVLEDLNVGIKDVIRTRIFTTDVSTFEEVARAHSAFFKDVKPTTGFYEISKLVAPEYLVEIEFTAVVQ; from the coding sequence ATGAAAAGAGAAAACATCTTGACAGGATCGCCTTGGGAAGACAAAATGGGATATTGCCGTGCCGTAAGAATTGGCAATATCATTGAAGTTTCAGGAACTGTTGCAATCGTTGACGGCGATAAAGTAAAAGCCGATGACGCTTATGCACAAACGTACAATATTATTGAACGCGTTGAAAAAGTTCTTGAAGATTTGAACGTTGGAATAAAAGATGTGATCAGAACTAGAATTTTCACTACAGATGTTTCTACTTTTGAAGAAGTTGCCAGAGCACATTCCGCTTTTTTTAAAGATGTGAAGCCTACAACTGGATTTTATGAAATCAGCAAATTAGTTGCTCCCGAATATTTAGTTGAAATCGAATTTACTGCTGTAGTACAGTAA
- a CDS encoding voltage-gated chloride channel family protein yields the protein MTSQNLKQLLLSIPKWIIICALIGIFSGSASAFFLVSLEWVTQFRIAHDWIICLLPIGGLLVGLSYYYWGESVAKGNNLLLEEYENPQKVIPFKMAPLVLLGTLLTHLFGGSAGREGTAVQMGGAIADQFTKIFKLDNSERKILIILGIGAGFASVFGTPLAGAIFALEVLYFSKINFKSILLSFLVAYVAYFTVEFWEIKHTHYSIPVVPEFNFSNLFYIIIIGLLSGLAALLFARSTHFWSSLFSKNIKYPPLRPVIGGVILAIAIAGFGMTKFSGLGVPVIVDSFSNPNEWYDFLLKILFTGFTLGAGFKGGEVTPLFFVGATLGSALSIVIPMPIALLAGVGFVAVFSGATHTPIACTIMGMELFGIAPGIFIAIGCTIAYFSSGSVGIYKSQIVKGAKYKLYQRFKKEELEHL from the coding sequence ATGACTTCCCAAAACCTCAAACAATTATTGCTTTCGATTCCAAAATGGATAATTATTTGTGCATTAATTGGTATATTTTCAGGATCAGCTTCAGCATTTTTCTTAGTTTCTTTAGAATGGGTTACGCAATTTAGAATTGCACATGACTGGATTATCTGCCTTTTGCCAATTGGCGGATTATTAGTTGGTTTGAGTTACTATTACTGGGGAGAATCTGTTGCAAAAGGAAATAATTTATTGTTGGAGGAATACGAAAATCCGCAAAAAGTAATTCCGTTTAAAATGGCTCCTTTAGTGCTGTTGGGAACTTTGCTAACTCACTTATTTGGAGGATCTGCGGGACGCGAAGGAACTGCAGTTCAAATGGGAGGCGCAATTGCAGATCAATTCACCAAAATTTTCAAACTCGATAATTCCGAACGCAAAATTTTAATTATTCTTGGAATCGGTGCTGGTTTTGCATCTGTTTTTGGAACACCTTTGGCGGGCGCCATTTTTGCTTTGGAAGTTTTATACTTTAGTAAAATCAACTTCAAAAGCATTTTACTTTCTTTTTTAGTCGCTTACGTTGCCTATTTCACCGTTGAATTTTGGGAAATAAAACATACGCATTACAGCATTCCAGTTGTACCCGAATTTAATTTCAGTAATTTATTTTACATCATAATTATTGGACTTTTATCTGGCCTTGCCGCTTTATTATTTGCAAGAAGCACCCATTTTTGGAGCTCACTTTTTTCAAAAAACATCAAATATCCGCCACTTCGTCCCGTTATTGGTGGTGTTATTTTAGCAATTGCCATTGCAGGTTTTGGAATGACAAAATTCTCGGGACTGGGCGTTCCAGTCATTGTTGATTCTTTTTCAAATCCAAATGAGTGGTATGATTTTTTGCTAAAAATTCTTTTCACCGGATTTACTTTGGGTGCCGGTTTTAAAGGTGGCGAAGTAACCCCTTTGTTTTTTGTCGGAGCAACTTTAGGAAGCGCATTATCAATCGTAATTCCAATGCCAATTGCACTTTTGGCGGGAGTCGGGTTTGTTGCTGTTTTTTCTGGCGCGACTCACACTCCTATCGCCTGCACTATCATGGGAATGGAATTATTCGGAATTGCTCCCGGAATTTTTATCGCCATCGGCTGCACAATTGCTTATTTTTCCTCGGGTTCTGTTGGTATTTATAAATCGCAGATTGTCAAAGGAGCAAAATATAAATTG